A DNA window from Bacteroidales bacterium contains the following coding sequences:
- a CDS encoding triose-phosphate isomerase encodes MANNSQKTPKIIKPIVILCRIVVGLTFLFSGFVKGVDPVGVAIKLKEYFVALGIDFLSPSSPLGSDFVATFSLTSAVALSLFEFILGFAILFGSYRKLAPTLALITMLVMTPLTLYLAIENPVHDCGCFGEAVVLSNWQTFYKNLVLTAASIFLLLYNHKAIALYAKQMRSVPTLFSALFLLSISVVSYMYQPILDFRPYKSGTNIREAMQQGDIQPEYIFIYEKDGQEREFTIDNIPMNDTLWRFVDRIERLPEGAKMNETLDFYIYDNDTDISEDILMDENYSFMVLVPSVKNYDNSWDDKILSLYDYAFEHSYNFFVLTPDANEFSERMNEMGISLPCYTMDETVIETIARGNPAIAMIKDGILYWKYAARDLIDITHYNTDIEKTPLGKIEEYNANQRYIILATIYILPLIFLYLCQKAVAHFVEKARVRRRKLFALKSANSKTTCETEQENLTTDNTEDSDNTNYKPKNFKTMRKNIVAGNWKMNKTLQEGVELAKGVEAALNERTPNCDVIIGTPFIHLATIAATVDTKKLGVSAENCADKVSGAYTGEVSAAMVASTGAEYVILGHSERRAYYGETAEILKEKVLLALANNLKVIFCIGEVLEEREAGKEFEVVKAQIEESLFNLTAEDWSKIILAYEPVWAIGTGKTATAEQAQEMHAFIRKTVAEKYGEEVAEATSILYGGSCKPSNAKELFANKDVDGGLIGGASLDVEQFMGIVDAF; translated from the coding sequence ATGGCGAATAACTCTCAAAAAACTCCAAAAATAATTAAGCCCATAGTAATACTTTGCCGTATTGTTGTGGGACTTACTTTTTTATTTTCGGGCTTTGTTAAGGGGGTAGATCCTGTTGGAGTGGCAATAAAACTTAAAGAGTATTTTGTTGCTCTTGGCATTGATTTTCTGTCACCCTCGTCACCTTTGGGTAGCGATTTTGTTGCTACTTTTTCGCTAACTTCGGCAGTTGCTCTATCACTATTTGAGTTTATTCTTGGTTTTGCTATTCTGTTTGGCAGTTACAGAAAACTTGCACCCACCCTTGCCCTCATTACTATGCTTGTAATGACTCCGCTAACCCTATATCTTGCTATTGAAAACCCTGTTCACGATTGCGGTTGTTTTGGAGAAGCGGTTGTGTTAAGTAATTGGCAAACTTTTTATAAGAATCTTGTACTTACCGCAGCGTCAATATTTTTGCTACTATATAACCACAAAGCAATTGCATTGTATGCTAAGCAGATGCGTTCGGTACCAACACTCTTTTCGGCACTATTTCTGTTATCAATATCGGTAGTGTCGTATATGTACCAACCCATCCTTGACTTCCGTCCCTATAAGAGTGGAACTAACATCAGAGAGGCAATGCAACAAGGCGATATTCAACCAGAGTACATTTTTATCTACGAAAAGGATGGCCAAGAGAGAGAGTTTACTATTGATAATATTCCCATGAATGACACTCTCTGGCGATTTGTTGACAGAATTGAACGCCTGCCCGAAGGTGCAAAGATGAACGAGACTCTCGATTTTTATATCTACGATAACGATACCGATATTAGCGAAGATATTTTAATGGATGAGAACTACTCATTTATGGTATTAGTTCCATCGGTTAAGAACTACGATAATAGTTGGGATGACAAGATATTGAGTTTATACGACTATGCTTTTGAGCATTCTTATAACTTTTTTGTACTCACACCTGATGCCAATGAGTTCTCGGAACGTATGAACGAAATGGGCATATCACTCCCCTGCTACACTATGGATGAAACCGTTATTGAGACCATAGCAAGGGGTAATCCCGCTATTGCAATGATAAAAGATGGTATTTTATATTGGAAATATGCTGCTCGTGATTTAATTGATATTACCCACTATAATACTGATATTGAGAAGACTCCACTCGGAAAAATTGAGGAGTATAACGCAAATCAACGTTATATTATTTTGGCAACAATATACATATTACCTTTAATATTCTTATATTTGTGCCAGAAAGCGGTGGCTCACTTTGTTGAGAAGGCAAGGGTTAGACGCCGTAAGTTGTTTGCACTGAAGAGCGCAAACAGCAAAACTACGTGCGAAACAGAACAAGAAAACTTAACTACTGACAATACTGAAGATTCAGATAATACTAATTATAAACCTAAAAATTTTAAAACGATGAGAAAAAACATTGTAGCAGGAAACTGGAAAATGAACAAAACACTTCAAGAGGGTGTAGAGTTGGCAAAAGGAGTTGAAGCAGCTTTGAACGAGCGTACTCCTAATTGCGATGTTATCATAGGTACTCCTTTCATTCACTTGGCAACTATTGCAGCAACTGTTGATACTAAAAAATTAGGTGTATCAGCAGAGAACTGCGCTGACAAAGTTTCAGGTGCTTACACAGGTGAGGTTTCAGCAGCTATGGTTGCTTCAACTGGTGCTGAGTATGTTATCCTTGGTCACTCTGAGCGCCGTGCTTACTACGGAGAGACTGCTGAGATTCTTAAAGAGAAAGTTCTTTTGGCGTTGGCTAACAACCTTAAAGTTATCTTCTGTATTGGAGAGGTTCTTGAGGAGCGTGAGGCAGGCAAAGAGTTTGAGGTTGTTAAAGCACAAATCGAGGAGTCTCTTTTCAACCTAACTGCTGAGGATTGGAGCAAAATTATTCTTGCTTACGAGCCAGTTTGGGCTATTGGTACAGGTAAAACTGCTACTGCTGAGCAAGCACAAGAGATGCACGCATTCATCCGCAAAACTGTTGCTGAGAAATATGGCGAAGAGGTTGCTGAAGCAACAAGTATTCTTTACGGAGGAAGTTGCAAACCTTCTAACGCAAAAGAGTTGTTCGCAAACAAAGACGTTGACGGTGGTTTGATTGGTGGAGCATCGCTTGACGTTGAGCAATTCATGGGTATAGTTGACGCATTTTAA
- a CDS encoding SPOR domain-containing protein: protein MKVKATFIITTLLLTVASTLSAKEGSIIDKLQQPQNGAVVIVNQPIEFNMLLQRDTTAIEDRLTSGYRIQVFSDNMQKRAKDQAYERARIIQESDPELATYVTFNSPFWRVRVGNFISYEEAAVKLRELKKQFPEILDMRIVKDIIIEKY from the coding sequence ATGAAGGTAAAAGCAACATTCATAATAACAACTTTACTTTTGACAGTAGCATCCACTCTATCGGCAAAAGAGGGTTCTATTATTGACAAGTTACAACAACCCCAAAATGGTGCTGTTGTAATAGTAAATCAACCCATAGAGTTTAATATGCTTTTGCAACGCGACACAACTGCCATTGAGGACCGTTTAACTTCGGGCTACCGAATACAAGTATTCTCAGACAATATGCAGAAACGTGCAAAAGATCAAGCATACGAACGTGCCAGAATAATACAAGAGTCGGATCCCGAATTGGCAACTTACGTTACCTTTAACTCACCCTTTTGGAGAGTTAGAGTAGGCAACTTTATATCGTACGAAGAGGCTGCCGTTAAGTTGAGAGAACTTAAAAAACAGTTCCCTGAAATTCTTGACATGCGAATTGTAAAGGATATTATTATCGAAAAGTATTAG
- the folE gene encoding GTP cyclohydrolase I FolE — protein sequence MKNLSSEERQQLIAEHYKAIIELLGEDPEREGLKKSPERIARAMQYLVSGYGKSAADKLSAQFEEEYGGKERIILVKDIEFYSLCEHHMLPFFGKVHIGYIPDKKVVGLSKLARLVEVFARRLQLQERMTQEILEAFNENVPNNGVMVVVEARHLCMQMRGVQKQNAVTTTCLYSGKFDDEAKRREFYEMLNSPITLEE from the coding sequence ATGAAAAACTTATCATCGGAGGAGAGACAACAGTTAATAGCAGAGCATTACAAAGCCATTATTGAACTTTTAGGCGAAGACCCCGAAAGAGAGGGACTAAAAAAATCGCCCGAGAGAATTGCCCGAGCAATGCAATATCTTGTATCGGGTTACGGAAAGTCGGCTGCCGACAAACTATCTGCTCAGTTTGAGGAGGAGTATGGAGGCAAAGAGAGAATTATCCTTGTTAAGGATATTGAATTCTATTCGCTTTGCGAACACCACATGCTACCATTCTTTGGAAAGGTGCATATTGGTTATATCCCCGATAAAAAGGTTGTAGGATTAAGCAAATTGGCTCGTTTGGTTGAGGTGTTTGCACGCCGTTTGCAACTACAAGAGCGAATGACACAAGAGATATTGGAGGCCTTTAACGAAAACGTTCCTAACAACGGAGTTATGGTTGTTGTTGAGGCTCGACACTTGTGTATGCAGATGCGTGGCGTACAAAAACAGAACGCTGTTACCACAACATGCCTATATAGCGGTAAATTTGACGATGAGGCAAAACGTAGAGAGTTCTACGAAATGCTGAACTCACCAATTACTCTTGAGGAGTAG
- the dnaB gene encoding replicative DNA helicase, which produces MAREQSNRYKSSRNTDTAIAAMGRLQPQAIELEEAILGALMLEKDAFSEVCDILQPDSFYKPAHKSIYEAIVTLTQKSLPVDMLTVIEKLRNMGKLEEVGGEYAIYNLTSKVSSAANIEFHAKIVAQKYMARQLIAYAGKIQTNAYDDTYDIDALMEQTEADLFKLSQENTKRDAIQINPVITEAMNLLEQAMNRKTGLSGLQTGFHELDKVTSGWQRSDLIIIAARPAMGKTAFSLSMAKNMAVNYGIGVALFSLEMANVQLVNRLIVNTCEIKGEKLRSGRLDDHEMTQLQTKIKDLQDAPIYVDETANLSVFELRSKARRLVREHGVGMIIIDYLQLMTLNSKDEKTALKVGSREQEVSAISRSLKGLAKELNIPIIALSQLSRQSENRDGKRPQLSDLRESGAIEQDADIVCFIHRPEYYGLLTDSDGRSTQGLAELIIAKHRNGATGSVWFKFKKDYARFQNLDDDSIVNIESGMNSGTSPSATSSSLSAYAGNEEEFLQTRPDEF; this is translated from the coding sequence ATGGCACGAGAACAATCAAACAGATATAAATCGTCACGTAACACCGACACTGCTATTGCAGCAATGGGAAGACTTCAACCTCAAGCAATAGAACTTGAAGAGGCTATATTGGGAGCATTAATGTTAGAGAAAGACGCCTTTTCAGAGGTGTGTGATATTTTGCAACCCGACAGTTTCTACAAACCTGCCCACAAGAGCATATACGAGGCTATTGTGACTCTCACTCAAAAGTCGCTGCCTGTTGATATGCTTACAGTAATTGAGAAGTTACGCAATATGGGTAAACTTGAGGAAGTTGGGGGCGAATATGCCATATATAACCTCACATCAAAGGTGAGTTCGGCTGCCAATATTGAGTTTCACGCAAAGATTGTTGCTCAAAAATATATGGCTCGTCAGTTGATTGCTTATGCCGGAAAGATACAGACAAATGCCTACGACGACACTTACGATATTGATGCCCTTATGGAGCAAACCGAAGCCGATTTGTTTAAACTATCTCAAGAGAATACAAAACGTGATGCCATACAAATTAACCCTGTGATCACTGAAGCTATGAACCTATTGGAACAAGCAATGAACAGAAAAACAGGATTAAGCGGACTTCAAACAGGATTTCATGAGTTAGACAAGGTTACATCGGGATGGCAAAGGTCAGACCTTATAATTATTGCTGCCCGCCCCGCTATGGGAAAGACTGCATTCTCGCTGTCAATGGCTAAAAATATGGCTGTAAATTACGGAATAGGTGTTGCTCTGTTCTCGTTAGAGATGGCAAACGTTCAATTGGTAAACCGTTTAATTGTAAACACCTGTGAGATAAAGGGAGAGAAACTTCGTAGCGGTAGGTTAGATGACCACGAAATGACTCAGTTACAGACAAAGATCAAAGACCTTCAGGATGCTCCCATATATGTTGATGAGACTGCCAACCTATCGGTTTTTGAACTTCGCAGCAAGGCTCGCCGATTAGTTAGAGAGCATGGCGTTGGTATGATTATAATTGACTACCTCCAACTTATGACTCTTAACAGCAAAGATGAAAAAACTGCATTAAAGGTTGGTAGTCGCGAGCAAGAGGTTAGTGCCATATCTCGTTCTCTAAAGGGATTAGCAAAAGAGTTGAACATTCCTATAATAGCATTGTCTCAGTTGAGTCGTCAGAGTGAAAACCGCGATGGTAAGCGGCCTCAGCTATCTGACCTTCGTGAGTCAGGTGCTATTGAGCAAGATGCCGATATTGTATGCTTTATTCACCGTCCCGAATACTATGGCTTATTGACAGACTCCGACGGCAGATCAACACAAGGATTGGCAGAGTTGATTATTGCAAAACACCGTAATGGTGCAACAGGTAGTGTATGGTTTAAGTTTAAAAAAGATTATGCTCGTTTTCAAAATCTTGATGATGACTCAATTGTCAATATAGAGTCAGGTATGAATAGTGGCACATCACCATCAGCTACTTCTTCATCATTATCGGCATACGCAGGAAACGAAGAGGAGTTTTTACAAACTCGCCCTGATGAGTTTTAG
- a CDS encoding SAM-dependent methyltransferase has product MSKGTLYLIPVTLGDTPVDKVLPSANREVIASIKHFIVEDIRSARRFLKKSNPDIVIDDLTFYTLNEHTKSEDIGAYLNAITEGMDVGVISEAGCPAIADPGADVVAIAQKRGVKVVPLVGPSSILMSLMASGFNGQKFTFNGYLPIEQNERAKTIKLLEQRAYSEDTTQIFIEAPYRNAKLIADLVKSCRPQTKLCIASAITCDGEFIVTKSIKEWGKSLPEIGKIPAIYLIYKG; this is encoded by the coding sequence ATGAGCAAAGGAACTCTATATCTGATACCTGTAACGTTGGGAGATACCCCTGTGGATAAGGTACTCCCTTCGGCAAACAGAGAGGTGATAGCATCAATAAAACACTTTATTGTTGAGGATATTCGTTCGGCACGAAGATTCTTGAAAAAATCAAACCCTGATATTGTTATAGACGACCTTACATTCTACACCCTGAACGAACATACAAAAAGCGAGGATATAGGAGCCTACCTTAATGCCATAACCGAAGGTATGGACGTGGGGGTTATATCAGAGGCAGGCTGCCCTGCTATTGCCGATCCCGGAGCAGACGTTGTTGCCATTGCTCAGAAGCGAGGAGTAAAAGTAGTACCTTTGGTAGGACCATCATCAATACTGATGTCGTTGATGGCCTCAGGGTTTAACGGACAGAAGTTTACATTTAACGGATACCTGCCCATTGAGCAAAACGAAAGAGCCAAAACAATAAAACTTTTGGAGCAACGTGCTTACTCTGAAGATACTACACAGATATTCATTGAAGCCCCCTATCGCAATGCAAAACTTATTGCTGATTTGGTTAAGAGTTGCCGTCCGCAAACAAAACTCTGCATAGCATCAGCCATTACTTGCGATGGGGAGTTTATTGTTACAAAATCCATAAAAGAGTGGGGTAAATCTCTCCCCGAGATAGGCAAAATACCCGCTATATATCTTATCTACAAAGGGTAG